The DNA sequence ACCCGCCTCCAGTAAAAGTATGCAAAGAAATGGTAGATGCTATGGGTGGAGCCCAATCTTCTCACTATGGTCGTTTCCAAAGCCTGTGCTATACAGCTTTCATTGGGCTTAGGAAGAACGCCaatttgatcctgaaccttGTCGCTTTGATGGTCGATGCCGGTATTCAAGATATACAATCAGAACCAGATAAGGCTGTGTGGAAGGTGAGTCGCAAAATCTGCGCAGAAGAGCATTCGCTCATACTCAACGGTATCAAACAGGTTCAGGAAAAATTCATGCTTGATTTGTCAGAAGAAGACGCCATTAAACAGTTTGAAGCATTGTTGAATGACACATCCTATCTCACTATCgtatttgataaattccATGACCTGTAAGTATAACTTGTCTTCCGGCTTCGGATTTGATGACCAATCAAGTTGACAAATATTTTAGGGCGCAATACCTTCGAGACTAGCGGATCTTCAATCGGAAGAGTTCCAAGTCATACGATTGACAATATACCTAGCATGTTCCTGATACCCGATTGTTGTTACATCTTTCCCATATCAACGTTGTATATGCATGAATTTAAAGATATTgtataatatcatatatataattgCTTGAATTGGATGATTCCAGTAAATTAAAGGGCGGTTCGGCTTGTTCTGCGTACCCCATAATTCAGGCACGTCAACAGTCCGAAAACTTGGGGGAAAAGCATGAAAATTCAAACGTTTTTTATTCTGATTGTCTGTATCTTGAGATAATTATATGCTTTCATACAATTATTCGACCTGAAAACCGCGCTGCTGTAGAAGATTAAGAAGGTAGCAAGCTGGCTAACTAATCGCTTGAAGACAACAGAACCAGCGAAGTAGTCAAATTTACATTGGAATGGCTCCAAAACCTTCTTTCGCTTCTGCTTTAACGCTATCGACAATAGCACTAGCGTCAAAAGCTTTTCTTAGATTGACAGCTAAATCATATAAAGTAGAAGGGTTACCTATACTGCTGGATGCGCTGAAAATTAAACATgctggaaaaggtaaagggaAAGCTATAGAAGGCTTGGAGATTGATGGGGACTTGTCGCAGATGAGTCGGAGAGGTATAGTCACTGGTAAGTTATGGCTTCCGTATTTATCCTGACAATAGACCTAGGAGAGGTTCTGCTTAGCGATATGCACGTATCAAGCTCAGCGTCAGTCAACAAATACTTATACTGAAATTCCGCTGCTCTTCGAACAGTGTGTAATCATAACTCAGTTTGCGATGATCCCATGGTAGGTCAGCTGCATTTAGACTACACTTTATCGGTTATCTGATTCCTTCGGGTGAATAGATGTGGTCTATGATGCCTCTATCAACGTACTTCCCCTTCTCTACACCGTCTCATACATCTCGAAATTCAAGGTGGACTTTAGGCGGTAAGTCTATAAATCTGTTTATAGCCTGCGGAGCTTTTCTCGCAAGAAACAATCTATTCAACTCAAGCTAGACTTcctttatcaaaattgttGAAGAACTGCATAGAATGGGATGATTGAGGTAGAAGTGAAGAGCTAATTTTCTGTCTCTCAGCCTCCGATATCATGTTTACAAAACCATTACATTCAAAATTCTTTAATTTGGGACAAGTGATAGAAACGCATAGAGGTGGTGGAATATTTCAGCCTGCTGTAGATCGTGCAGTCAAATTACTACAAGATGGTAGTTGGGTATGTTCTGTCTTCCTTCAATTGCTTTTTATGAGCACTCTGGACCATCAACTAACTCGCGCCTCAAATTCTCATAGATACATATATTTCCAGAAGGaaaagtaaatcaagaaCCTACAAATCCAGATGGAGGTTTATTCAGATTTAAATGGGGTATAGGTAGAATAATTATGGATTCAAAAGTTATGCCTGAAATAATACCCATATGGATATCTGGTAAGTGGTGTGCAAGCAATTTATTCTCTACCGCTTGCAGGATAGTGACTGACAGTTCATATCACGGAATCTGggatttaggttttgatcAGATATTGGATGAAAGACGAGGATGGCCTAAACCGATACCCAGACCAGGTGCAAAGATCAGTATAACAATTGGTCAACCGTTAACATCACAAATTGAACCTCTAGTCAAAGCCTGGAGAGATTTAGCAAATAAAGAGATTGGAACGGTTGGTATAGGGGGAGATTGGCAACAGGAATTtaaaaagaataatgatAGTGGCGAGGAAGTATTGGGTAATATGGGTAAAgttcaaaaagaaattagaagaaaaggtgaacTATCACAAGGTAAAGAACAAGATGtaagaatcaaaattacagAATTACTTCAAAAAGGTATAAGCAAATTGGGCCAACAAGTAGAAGcaaaagaaggtagattcGAAAAAGGTGTATGGTCACAATCAACAAAGTGGAATGATCCCATTTATGCaggaaagggaaaaataTAGATCAGTAGGACTTAGATGTATAGAGAAATAGACTATACCATATAACGATATCTAAATTAGTTGATATTCCTGGATTGTACATAGCATATTTAGCTTGCATTGTTTTAttaatcatgatcatcacGACCTCTTAATTGGAATAACTTGCGATATTCACAGTCTCTCGTAAGATCTATTCATACATATGTCATGTCGATGAGGGAATATACAAAGTTTATAATGATATGCGAAAATGTGGAATTTTAGTGAAATCTAAAATATTGCGAGGCTTATCGACCGTATTTTTGAAGTTCCCATTGTCGACTATAACAACACCTGTCAGCGGAATCTCTTTCAGAAGTCAAAAAAACCCACTTGTCAAGAGGACAGACTGAAGGAGAAGGTGTGATTCGTCAGCGTGACATTTCCATTGCTTGCTTCGGCAGATTGTACGTACCATGTCGTGTCTTAAGCCATCGGGAAATGCAGTGGAAGTGGAATGCGTGCTGTGGTTGAATTGAGGATTAGCTGTGAGCGTGTATGCAAGCAATTTCGTCAACTAACGTTACATATACCCCAAGCCACAGTACATCCTATAAATTACTTGTCAGCTTTTCTGCAAAGAGGAAAACAAAGCGTAAGCTGACCTTCGTTATCAGCACCTTGATTCGCTTGACATTCGATACCTAAGGCATGTCTATCAGCATATCGTCTCTTTCTTTGATAGCTAATTTAGATGTTATATCACTCACAAAGATCCATGATATGGTTTCTGCAAATAGCGCAATTATCCACAACGATATCTATAAATCCAATTTAGCAAAGTTGAATGTCGGATTTTCTGAGGATAGTGAATCTCACCCCATGCCCATAACGCTACTGCATTCCACTACAGGAATCATATCATCAGCATGGATTCTCTATCATTGATCAGAGTCTGAGTGTTCGGTATTCATTGGATAACTTTTTCCTCTAGCGAGTGCTACCATAAAGGAAAGCTGACTAACCTTCTTTACTTCAAATCTGGGTTTCTTGTCATCTCCAGCTCTTGCGACTGTACCAGCGCCAGatgttggtgtaggtgtatcAACGTCCATCTTCTTAAATCTATCTCTGCTACACCTTCAGCCGTTATCGGATCGTTTATAACTTGAAGAGCTGAGGCAGGAATTAATCAGAAAAGTTAAAGGACATAAGTACCCAGAAGGTTACGGTTAACTATACAGCTTGATCATTTATTGTTCCTCCATCGGATTATGCGACCCCAGGAATGAGGAGTTCACTGAGGTGTCCGTGCAGTGAGCACGCTGCAGACACGCGTTCCCGGATGAAGTGGCAAAGTGGCAAATAGCTTTGCTGAAAATTCATTCGCACGCGCTTTCCGCGTCCGTGTAATGAATAAGAGGAAACTGTTTATCGTCTTCTCAATCACGGGAGGTGTACGAATTTGTTAGCAGAACAGCTTGGCGATCTTCAATCATACGAAGCTTTTGAGGGATTGCGAATTAACAAGTAGAAGATTGTAAAATACATATAAGGTATGTGCTGATTTGGCGTAAAATGAAATCACCGGGATCCAATTTTCCTCTAGATCCAAAATGGTTCCACAAGGCATTTCAACGCTCAGCCCACATAGTCCAGATTTGGTCTTTATGTGCATGCGCCGCCAATAACGCGTATGCTTCGAATCTAAAGCAGGACAAGTCAAGTGCTTTGTTCTTCAGTTCTTCTGTCTTTCAGCAGATGTTCTGTGGGCAAAATAAGTAACAGATTAACGTTTGGTCGGACCGAGCCGCCGGCAACTTCTTAGTTTGAAATTACGTTGATTCCTTTCCTTGTTCGCGGAAATCTAGACTTCTCCTTAGCATCTTCCAGTCAAAACATGACTTTCAGGTCGACCAAAAGGGATAACTCATCAACAGTTTGGGGATCAAAGCGATCGACAGGGACCACTTGATTTCGTACCCTATTCAGCATTGTGATTCTATTCTTCTTAAATTGATAGTTGAAGATCTTTCGACCGAAAAGTCTCGTTTTAGCGATATTTAGTAGTATGATCGACTTCAAACAAAGGACGATTGATCGCTTCTCCCATTTCAATCATGCACCCTAATCACGCTTACCGGGTACCTAAAGGTACTTGTTACTGAGAGAGGATCATACGAGATTTAATTGCCAAGAAATGCAGGTAACGCTAACATCTCATCTCCATGCGCAACCTTGCATAACTATTGCTATACAGAGCTAGTATACTTGTCGGGATATTTCACCAATTATCCTCGCAGCCAGAAGTAAACCAGTACTTTTGAACCGGATCTTATAGGCGGAAATTGAATTGTTCTGGACTTATATAATTTGTAATCATAGgcaatcatcaaaagacaAACGTTGTTGagaaaattgaagaataCCAAATACATTTCAGTTTTGGTTTTTGTCTATCGGTCAAATCCTAAACTAAGCTTAATCACGTTGTACAAGCCGAATACCAAGCAAAACAGAATTATGCAATCTTTATAGAATTTTGCCGAATTTTTCGCTTTTCTCCTATTGATTTCCTTAAAATCAAGGGCGTTAGGGCTAGATTTATAGGATTTTCTCGACAAAATCTCCAATTTTGGTGAGTAACTTTGTCATGTTACGTGCAAATCCCTTTGATCAAGATCTTTTCCCTTTTTGTGTTTAAAcgttaaatcaatttgaataCCAAATAAATAGATCAATATTATTTTTGTTGAACTGTTAatttatttgtatttggtatttttgaTCTATATGGAGTATTCAGCCATGATGGATCACAAGTCGTCTATACTTTTCTATAGCATGAGTCGACTTCTTCAACGGGACAGCCGGTGCGACGAGAACCGATAATTTCCTTTACATTCTTCTTTGTATATTAAAGTGGTGAATGAAATGATGTCTCTGTGCATGGATATATAAAGAACTGATAGGTAAACCAAAATGATATCCATTCTTCCCCTCAATGAGAACACAATAGATAACGACCATAATATAGATCTATAATATAACAACAGACTGACTAATATTCGTATAAACTtataataccaataatttaacatcttcatttatcAACTAGCTGGACTCTACTTGCCAATATAACATACATATAGACTAATTCACATCAAAACAATCTTACTCCTCATACTCGAATCAAAAGACTTAATCGAAGACTGATGCAGCCAAACAAAACAGTCGAGACCGCCCTCGCTACTGTTGGTGCCATTCTATGGATACTACAAGTAAGCCTCAATCCAACGAGTACACGATCAATCACACGGTACTTACTGGATTTGTTGGCTGGGACAGGGCTTTCCTCAAATCTGGAAATCATACCATACGAAATCTACAAAAGGTGTATCACCtcatatgatgatgtgagtttatcTTCCTTCAATATCAAGGGTATCCTCGTAGCAGATCATTCTGACaaacttcttctctttcattgAGTTAGTATCTGGgcgatttcatctttattctTCATGGTTTATGGTATAACAAGAAGTTTAGCCATACCATCGATAATTCAAGTTCATTTCTCATTTGTAGTATTTTCAATCTCTTGGGTACAATGTTTGTACTATTCTCATGGGTATTCACTCAAAAAAGCAATTGCTTGTGGAGCAATTTGGACTTTAGCATGTGCTGGATTTGAAATAGGAAGTATTTTTGGTCTTTGGGTAAGTCATTGACCTCACAATAAGAGAAAATCAGCTGCAATATCTTCCACAGCTAATTTTTAcattatcattgatatacAGGCTGCTCAAGATCACGGTACAGAAATTCCAATGGTAGCCTATGGTTATATGTCTTCGGTAGTTTGTGTTATTGGTCTATTGTAAGTCTGTCGTTGTTGAAACGATACATAACAACGATATGAGGAATTCAACTGATGCTGATATTGTTCCTTTTCAGACCACAATATTATGAAATTTACGTTCAGAAGGAAGTAGTTGGACTCTCGTAtatgttcatcttcacaGATATCGTTGGAGGTTTATTCTATATCTTCGCTTTAATGTTCAGACCAAAActtgatatatcagctatgGTATGTTTTAGTCTAATTTAGGGAAAAACATAAATTACACCCTATGCGTAGCTAACAAGATATTCACGGCTTGTCCCATAGGTGATATATGTTTTGACAATCGgtatgatgatcttgatcttggtaTTAGCCTTGATCCTTAACCCTAAAGCTgccaagagaagaagattagaaGGTATCGAGAAACCCACAACAGCAGACGATTCTACCTCTGCGACAGTCATTGCTTTACCAACCGAAAAGGTACAAGGATCAAGTGAAGTAAAGGAGAAATTCCATAACGACGAATACCACTCAGATTCTGAACCTGAATGCGGACCTTCAACTCCAACTGGTATGGAACCTCATCATGAAGTTCCAATTTTAGAATTTCACCCTGAAGCAccacaacatcatcaagaacTTGAAGAACTTAAATATGATTCTGAAGCAGCTCAGAAGGTTTGAACAGCAAGTGAACCAGAGACACATCGACCATCAAAGTTATTTAGTTCCTCTACTCCTGCTTAAATTGCTATCCCAATTGCGACCTTACTTGTTACTTTATATGGACAATACTTCTGTTCCAATATAGCATCCCCATTTTTCTTGTTTTATCGTTTTTGTCTGATCACCAATAAAGCTACTACCAATAGCATCCAATGCGCATTTTTGGCTCTTACTCCTTATTCACCTCCATAgcatttcttcatcagtaCGGACATTGTGCTTGTATATATTGTCTAGCAGTTTTATAAATCGACGttttcatattttctaaTGATAATGTGTCTCTGTGTAACATTCTCTCAATACGATTGCTTGGACCTTTCGATATCTGGGGCAGGCAGTGGCTGTGATTGTCTTGTGATAAAAGCTACATATCTATTATATATCGTTATTAATCTATCTATAAATTACAGAATAATCTGCTTCCGGTATCATGGATTCTCAAGCGATCTAAGCTTCTTCCTTGTGAATTTCGATACCTGGCTTGGCACCCAAAGCGCTCTTGATGTAACCGTACATGATGAATTGTGAACTGACAAGACCGGCAGTCATGACTGGAGCCCGTTTGTTAGCAATAAGATTCATAGTATCAAGGTCTAAAGGACTGGTCACTCACTCATTCTTGGTCCAAGACCAGCGAATAATCCTTTAACtccagcttctttacctaatgtGATCAATCTAGATACCATTGGTCCTTTGGGTCTGTGACCTTTGTTGATTTGAGATAAAAGTGTATCGGCAGGCTAAAAATCCACCTTGTACATCAGTATGGAGACCGACAGCGATATAAGAGTTTGGGCGAGGTTTCGTTGGGCAATCCCAGGATAACTCACATGACTAAGGACAGCAGCGGCAAAACCTGCTATGATACCAGATCCAAGGGTGATACCGAATtgagatgttgaagatagATTAGCTTTTGTTTCGGGTGACATCTGGTTATATATGAATTCGGTACATCTTTCGTTTACAGTAAATTGACCTATTAGATTGTATCACATCCGCGCTTTAGCTTTTGGAGCATCATCATGGTACAGCCTGGTATGAAGAATACTACTCACCAATAGCATAAGGGACTTGTTTGGCCAAAATAGGGATAAACCCAGCATATAAACTACTAACACCTTCGGTGGAAGCAATCTTGGTTAAACCGGATACAAGACCGTTGGCGTACTGATGAAACAATTCGATTTAATAACCTTCCCTTCCATACATAGCCCTAAAAATTCGGGGGAAAACTTACTTTGGGGTCAGATACGAGACGTATACGGGTCGCTTCGAGAGGTGTCAAGAGGATATCGGCGAAGAATCTACGAATACATTAAATAAGCACTCAAACAATATCCAACATGGTTGATATAGAGtttgcagatgatgatgtggagTAGTTGTAGACTCACTCCGCGATAGCAGCACCTCCTAAATAGATGGCTGTTCTGTTCTTGACAGCATTTTCTTTACTACCAGATAGATCGACCAAGAATTTTTTCTGATACCCGGTTCACATTAGCGATGTTGTGAATGGATTTTAGCCATAAAGGCATACTTACGGCTGCTTCGTACCCTGCAAATTTAGCACCACCTTGGAAAAAATACCCAACAGCTGTAGGTCCGAATCCAGTTAAAAGTCCCTTGgtaccttctttagctactATACTTCTTCCACCTGAAAGTAAAGAGTATCCCTTTAATGCTGGATCAATTTGTATACGTGTTTTAACGACATCAATAGCTAAATGGGTCCTTCTATTAGCTACTTATGGGATGTAAATTTGTCAAAAACGGAAAGCACTTACGAGTCATACCACCATGAGATCTGAAATTTCAGTCAAGGGTTATCAAATTGCTAATATGGCAAGATACGGATATTTACATCATGTTACTCACAAAGTACAACATAATGCACCGGCTAAGAAGAAAGAACTATAATCTTTCGATGAGAACGTAGGTGTAAGTGGTTGATCTACGACATCTTTAGCGACattttttgctttttggGCTGCCATTTTGTTTATTCCGTGGTAATGATTCGTGTATGAGCAACTTTTCAAACGAAAGCCTTTATGGGGTCTATGTCTATGTCCTTAAGATCTTGTCCACCGATCTATTCTATCTTAGGataaagatttgatttgaatgtgttttcttgaagaagatgtttg is a window from the Kwoniella dendrophila CBS 6074 chromosome 6, complete sequence genome containing:
- a CDS encoding RING-box protein 1A, with protein sequence MDVDTPTPTSGAGTVARAGDDKKPRFEVKKWNAVALWAWDIVVDNCAICRNHIMDLCIECQANQGADNEGCTVAWGICNHAFHFHCISRWLKTRHVCPLDNRQWELQKYGR